GTGCACCAAATGACGGAAGTATGCTGGGTAAGTTGTGGAGCTCCCCAGCTAGCCTTGACGCGGTATTGAGTTTCCCCACTTAGTTTCCAGGCAGGACACGCCCTGCTCCAATCTTAGTGGCTACAAGACGCGCGCCGCTGCACTATGATTGGCTGCTCTATCCAAGTTGAACACCAGCCCGGAAAAGAACGGGACCGCAGTGTGGgcactaaccctaacctcaaCCCGTCCTTAGCCGCCTTGAACCCCAACCCTAACAAActtctttgttttcatttcttacAAACGTGCTACATGTTTGGGACCGCCATACCGTGACGTCTGCCGAGCCGGCTCTTCCCTCGACGAAGAAGCCAATAATGTTGCAGTGGGGCGCGTCCTGCCTAGAAATTGTGTGGGAATCCCGATAACGCAGCTTTGACAGTGGTGGGCTAGTAGACTTCTCTCATTTtatttgtgggggtgggggtcacatTACATCATTAAGAATTACTTTATATCGCGCAGCACATACTAAGATGTAGGCTACACGACCAGGTGCAAATGCAAAGCGGTCCCCGAGCTCAATTATGCGCATCGAGTATTGCTAAATCTAAGTAGCAAGCCCAATCGCATTACTGCCTACAAATGGTAACATTGTGACTTGATTGCTAACCCGTTCgattttttttagtacagtAAATGAATGAGAAGTTTGGTAAGGATTCGCGGTCGGCGTTTAACTGGTATGTGACGTGTCCATGCGCTGAAATTCTGAGCAATGTGCTTGTCTTTTTTGTGAGTTGATAAGTTAGATGTTTGTGaaacttttgggggaaaaaataaattagactAAAGCTCAGTGACTTGCTTCTGTTTAACAGCAACAGACATCCCATACGTCCTCTTTAGGTCTTATTCGATACGTTAATTGgcttactgtatttattttctttatctgttaaaggagaaatgcatgGACAAACCAGGGCCCAAGCTGGACTCCAGGACAGACACGTGCTTCGTCAACTGCGTGGAGAGATTCATCGACACCAGCCAGTTCATCCTGAACAGACTGGAACAGACTCAGCGAAGTCGAGAATCCTTCTCGGACAGCATGGTGGACTAAATGTGTGCTTAGGGACACGACCACGTTTGGATCTGACATGTAAAAACAGTGTTTTGTTAAAAGTGCCTCATATAAATAACATGTTTTACCGCTTTGACTTTCAAGACTGCTCTGTCGccggcattttctttttttgtgtcaacaTGGAACTGAGTTCAGTGAACCCCGTGGCTGTCATCTGATTTTGCAAACGGAAAACATTTTCGGAGGCAAAGCAAACATGCAAGACGACGTGCCCGTCAGCCACAAACACTGGAGGTCAGGTTTATAGTAAGCCGACACCTTAACTGCTTAATTTAAACCTTTGGATTGTACATAGTGTGTGAAATAAAGTTGCCAGTGATTCAGCCATTTATGCTTTTTGTATGTAAAATACACAAAGTCAACAGGAGGAACATTCTTCTTTGGTCATGTGAGATGTTACAATCATCAGAAGATAGAATGTGATTGAAgtgcagaaaaaacaacaacatacaaacAAGATGTGTTACATTCTAAAGCTAGAAAGCGCTATGGTAGAACTTCAAACTATGGACTGACTTCCTGTATGGCGGggcttctcaaatagtggggtGCAACCTGCGATGTGGGGGGGAAGACCCTGAAGAACACAATTAACGACATGAATCAATTCCTTCTTTATCATAAGTTGATTTATAGTGCTTTCTTTTATATGTTCTTCAATGTTTGTAAGGATGAGATTATTCTTTATATACAATGTTGCAGTTACGTAAGAGAGGTGTACTTAGGGGTGGGGCTtaaattttgcacatttgcatGACCTCATTGCAGGCGGGTGTCTGAGGATCAACATTGTGTTTACTCTttcatgcacttttttttgttgttgtttgaaagGAGAACAGCAACAACTCTAATCCTAGCAGATGGAAAATATCCCCCGGAATTTAGTAAAATGGACACTTTAGAGCCGAAAAGACTGCTGGAgtccaaataattttttttgtctttttcattggAGAAAAGGAATTTTAAAGCAGTAATAAACAGGTACAAGaggaagaaaagtaaaaaaaggagCTGGAGGGATGCAAATCAATGAAGTACATAAAAGGGAAGAAACCatcagtggagtttgcatgttctccccgtgcctgtgtgggttttctctgggtactctggttttcgTCCCAAGATCCAAAacgtaggttcattgaagactcgaaTTTGAATGTGtgcgcaaatggttgtttgaatGCCCAGccattggttggcgaccaggaCTCCAAATTGAAACACTTTATGAAGCTGGAGGGAAACTAAACCATTCCCACACAGCAGAATGAGCACGCTCAACTTTCATCTTTTACCGAAAAAGAGATGAATTGGGGGAGATGCCTGCAAAAAAGATGGGAAGGAAACAAGAAAAGTGGGTTTCAGCAAAGGGAGGTAgggtgcagttaaaaaaaaaaaaaaaaaaaacttccagaagaaaggagagagggagggaacAAAGAAAAGATAAAGTTCAGGAAGGAGcggcctacaaaaaaaaataaaatatctttttttttttttttggtatgccGGTTGgacagtgggaggaaaaagaatACGGTCAATTTATGCAAAAATTTCCGACACCCCAAAGGGTGCACATACatacgtgtatttttttttttttctcccactgtACGCCTGCTTTTACTTTAGCGGTCTTTCTCTTGTTCCGAGGCCCACCCATCTTTGGTGCCTCCCCGCAAGGGCGGGTTCACATTCCCCTCAGCATGAATGTCGTGGCCAAAGAGGGCCGCGTAAGGCTGGGGCCCCTGGCATGAGTCTCGGGGCCCCTTCTTCAGGTAGAGGGGCACAGAGTCCCAGCTGAAGGTGATGTCCTTGAAGGCGTGTAGCATGAAGATGCCCAGCACGATGGTGAGGAAGCCGCTGATGGTGCCCACCACGGCATTCAGGCTCATCCGCAGCCACTCCCTGAAGAGGATGGCGGAGCAGGCGATCACAGACGTAGTGAAGAACACGTAATAGATGGGCGTGACGATGGAGGTGTTGAAGATGTCCAGGGCCTTGTTTAGGTAGCTGATCTGGATGCTGACGCACAGCACCAGGCAGACCAGCAAGGACCAGAAGAGGGGCTCCCTTAGCACAGCGGTCCCGGCGACCAGTTCTTTAATACCGATGCCCAGACCCTTGACGCAAGACACGGACAGGGAGCCGATGACGGAGCAGATCGTGATGTAGACCAGCACGTTCTTCTGTCCGAAGCGCGGCACCACCGCTAAGATAAGCACCAAGCTGCTGCCCACAACACACGCCGCAAACGCAATGAAACCTAGTGGGGAGCAttagacaaaaaacatttgtattctGTAGAGGTGACAAAGTACTCGCCATCAGTAGTATagatacttgtgtaaaaaaGACATGTGTACTCAGTCCTGCAGTAAATAGCAAAAATCCTTGACAGATGTTATAAGTTGGTGGCAAA
The sequence above is drawn from the Syngnathoides biaculeatus isolate LvHL_M chromosome 11, ASM1980259v1, whole genome shotgun sequence genome and encodes:
- the zgc:101583 gene encoding magnesium transporter NIPA2 isoform X2, which gives rise to MEAGRVDFYIGLCLAVSSSVFIGGSFILKKKGLLRLAGKGSMRAGQGGYAYLKEWLWWAGLISMGVGEAANFAAYAFAPATLVTPLGALSVLVSAVLSSYFLNERLNAHGKLGCLLCVLGSTVMVVHAPQEEEVASLSAMAQKLKDPGFIAFAACVVGSSLVLILAVVPRFGQKNVLVYITICSVIGSLSVSCVKGLGIGIKELVAGTAVLREPLFWSLLVCLVLCVSIQISYLNKALDIFNTSIVTPIYYVFFTTSVIACSAILFREWLRMSLNAVVGTISGFLTIVLGIFMLHAFKDITFSWDSVPLYLKKGPRDSCQGPQPYAALFGHDIHAEGNVNPPLRGGTKDGWASEQEKDR
- the zgc:101583 gene encoding magnesium transporter NIPA2 isoform X1, producing the protein MLCCRFPRQMEAGRVDFYIGLCLAVSSSVFIGGSFILKKKGLLRLAGKGSMRAGQGGYAYLKEWLWWAGLISMGVGEAANFAAYAFAPATLVTPLGALSVLVSAVLSSYFLNERLNAHGKLGCLLCVLGSTVMVVHAPQEEEVASLSAMAQKLKDPGFIAFAACVVGSSLVLILAVVPRFGQKNVLVYITICSVIGSLSVSCVKGLGIGIKELVAGTAVLREPLFWSLLVCLVLCVSIQISYLNKALDIFNTSIVTPIYYVFFTTSVIACSAILFREWLRMSLNAVVGTISGFLTIVLGIFMLHAFKDITFSWDSVPLYLKKGPRDSCQGPQPYAALFGHDIHAEGNVNPPLRGGTKDGWASEQEKDR
- the zgc:101583 gene encoding magnesium transporter NIPA2 isoform X4 — encoded protein: MALVGGAHFNGSRRGRQLCRVRVCPRHARHPPGSFECACKCRAVVVLPERASERARQIGLPAMRAGLHRHGGARPAGRGGGVPQRHGTKAERPSLVLILAVVPRFGQKNVLVYITICSVIGSLSVSCVKGLGIGIKELVAGTAVLREPLFWSLLVCLVLCVSIQISYLNKALDIFNTSIVTPIYYVFFTTSVIACSAILFREWLRMSLNAVVGTISGFLTIVLGIFMLHAFKDITFSWDSVPLYLKKGPRDSCQGPQPYAALFGHDIHAEGNVNPPLRGGTKDGWASEQEKDR
- the zgc:101583 gene encoding magnesium transporter NIPA2 isoform X3; protein product: MLCCRFPRQMEAGRVDFYIGLCLAVSSSVFIGGSFILKKKGLLRLAGKGSMRAGQGGYAYLKEWLWWAGLISMGVGEAANFAAYAFAPATLVTPLGALSVLVSAVLSSYFLNERLNAHGKLGCLLCVLGSTVMVVHAPQEEEVASLSAMAQKLKDPGEGLGIGIKELVAGTAVLREPLFWSLLVCLVLCVSIQISYLNKALDIFNTSIVTPIYYVFFTTSVIACSAILFREWLRMSLNAVVGTISGFLTIVLGIFMLHAFKDITFSWDSVPLYLKKGPRDSCQGPQPYAALFGHDIHAEGNVNPPLRGGTKDGWASEQEKDR